In Opitutus sp. ER46, a single genomic region encodes these proteins:
- the murI gene encoding glutamate racemase, with protein MIGVFDSGFGGLTILASLLRDLPQYDYLYLADSARAPYGARSADVINEFTLESVEWLFHEGCTVVVLACNTASARALRNIQQRHLPVHRPDRRVLGVVRPSVEALAGLPPGAIPGVTLPSDTRGAVAVLATASTVASDSYRLELQKLAPGIELIQQACPMWVPLVEAGELAGPGTEWFLRQSLAPVLDRPRPPTRILLGCTHFPLLLPALRPLVPAGIELLNQADIVAARLTDWLQRHPEHAARLTRGGRRRYTTTDDAGWFAERGERLLGHRLTAERVRLR; from the coding sequence ATGATCGGCGTATTCGACTCCGGCTTCGGTGGGCTGACCATCCTTGCTTCCCTGCTGCGCGACCTGCCGCAGTACGACTACCTGTACCTCGCCGACAGCGCCCGAGCCCCCTATGGCGCCCGCAGCGCCGATGTCATCAACGAGTTCACCCTCGAGTCCGTCGAATGGCTCTTCCACGAGGGCTGCACCGTCGTCGTGCTGGCGTGCAACACCGCGTCCGCCCGCGCCCTGCGCAACATCCAGCAGCGCCATTTGCCCGTCCATCGCCCGGATCGGCGCGTCCTCGGCGTGGTCCGGCCGTCGGTCGAGGCTCTCGCCGGGCTGCCCCCGGGCGCGATCCCCGGGGTGACCCTGCCATCCGACACCCGCGGCGCGGTCGCCGTCCTGGCCACGGCCAGCACCGTCGCGTCCGACTCGTACCGCCTCGAACTGCAAAAGCTCGCCCCCGGCATCGAGCTGATCCAGCAGGCCTGCCCCATGTGGGTGCCGCTCGTCGAGGCGGGCGAGTTGGCGGGTCCCGGCACTGAGTGGTTCCTGCGGCAGTCGCTGGCGCCGGTCCTGGACCGCCCGCGGCCGCCGACGCGCATTCTCCTCGGCTGCACCCACTTTCCGCTCCTCCTCCCCGCCCTGCGTCCGCTGGTCCCGGCGGGGATCGAGCTGCTGAACCAGGCGGATATTGTCGCGGCGCGGCTCACGGACTGGCTGCAGCGTCACCCGGAACATGCCGCGCGACTCACGCGCGGCGGCAGGCGCCGCTACACGACGACCGACGACGCCGGCTGGTTTGCCGAACGTGGCGAACGCCTCCTGGGCCATCGGCTCACGGCCGAACGCGTGCGGCTCCGCTGA
- a CDS encoding thiamine pyrophosphate-dependent enzyme, whose translation MTKVKRQLLSGDEAIALAALRAGVTLGTGYPGTPSTEILETYARLGGRAQWAPNEKVALEVGAGVAFARGRALVTMKHVGLNVAADVLFTVAYSGVSGALVIVSADDPGMSSSQNEQDNRRYAVAAGVPMVEPADSQEAYDFTFAALEMSERWGVPVLLRLTTRVCHAKSIVADGRAPLPAVAPRFERNIPERVMIPAHARPAHRRLRQKLAEIATWAETAPLNRRTAGDGRLGIVTSGVAVMHAREAAPQAALLQLGVTHPLPLQLIRDFAASVQECVVLEEGDPYLEEALRAAGIAVRGKPAGYRFGELNVARTRRILAADASPEPAPARGKPPQLCPGCPYRTVFTVLRRLECIVSGDIGCYTLGALPPFEAMDFQTCMGASIGMGLGLRHTLPADEARRVVSVIGDSTFMHSGLTGVAEMVYNPPATGHVLLILDNGTTAMTGQQEHPATGRTLNHEPTGRVAIEAVVRAMGVPQVDVVDPMKEAEFEALLRERLASGRLAVIVARRSCILAAGAIRAYEKAAAARSQPLGGCPADAATTTTGETEG comes from the coding sequence ATGACCAAAGTGAAGCGACAACTGCTTTCCGGTGACGAAGCCATTGCGCTCGCCGCGCTCCGTGCGGGCGTGACGCTTGGCACCGGGTATCCCGGAACGCCTTCGACGGAAATTCTCGAGACGTACGCGCGACTCGGCGGGCGGGCCCAGTGGGCGCCCAACGAGAAGGTCGCGCTGGAGGTGGGGGCGGGCGTCGCCTTTGCGCGGGGACGCGCGCTCGTGACGATGAAGCATGTGGGGCTCAACGTCGCGGCCGACGTCCTGTTCACGGTGGCCTACAGTGGCGTGAGCGGGGCGCTCGTGATCGTGTCCGCCGACGACCCGGGCATGTCGAGCAGCCAGAACGAACAGGACAACCGCCGGTACGCGGTGGCGGCGGGCGTGCCGATGGTGGAACCCGCGGATTCGCAGGAGGCCTACGACTTCACCTTTGCCGCGCTGGAGATGTCGGAACGCTGGGGCGTGCCGGTGCTCCTGCGGCTGACGACGCGGGTGTGTCACGCCAAGTCCATCGTGGCCGACGGCCGGGCTCCGCTGCCCGCGGTGGCGCCGCGGTTCGAGCGCAACATTCCGGAGCGCGTCATGATCCCCGCGCACGCGCGGCCGGCGCACCGCCGCTTGCGGCAGAAGCTGGCGGAGATCGCGACCTGGGCGGAAACGGCGCCGCTCAACCGGCGCACGGCGGGCGACGGCCGGCTGGGCATTGTCACGTCGGGCGTCGCGGTGATGCACGCGCGTGAGGCGGCACCGCAGGCGGCCCTGTTGCAGTTGGGCGTGACGCACCCGTTGCCGCTGCAACTGATCCGGGACTTCGCAGCGAGCGTGCAGGAGTGCGTCGTGCTGGAGGAGGGCGATCCCTATCTCGAGGAGGCGTTGCGCGCGGCGGGTATCGCGGTGCGGGGCAAGCCGGCCGGCTATCGCTTTGGTGAGCTCAACGTGGCGCGGACGCGCCGCATCCTCGCGGCGGACGCATCGCCCGAGCCGGCTCCGGCCCGCGGCAAACCGCCGCAACTCTGTCCGGGTTGCCCCTATCGCACGGTCTTCACGGTGCTGCGGCGGCTGGAGTGCATCGTGTCGGGCGACATCGGCTGCTACACCCTCGGCGCGTTGCCGCCATTCGAGGCGATGGATTTCCAGACCTGCATGGGGGCGTCGATTGGCATGGGCCTGGGCCTGCGCCACACCTTGCCGGCCGACGAGGCGCGCCGGGTGGTGAGCGTGATTGGTGACAGCACCTTCATGCACAGCGGCCTGACGGGTGTGGCCGAGATGGTGTACAACCCGCCGGCGACCGGGCACGTGCTCCTGATCCTGGACAACGGCACGACCGCGATGACGGGCCAGCAGGAGCACCCGGCGACCGGCCGCACGCTGAACCACGAGCCCACGGGGCGGGTGGCGATCGAGGCGGTGGTACGCGCGATGGGCGTGCCGCAGGTCGACGTGGTCGACCCGATGAAGGAGGCGGAATTTGAGGCCCTGCTGCGCGAGCGCCTGGCGTCGGGCCGGCTGGCCGTGATCGTCGCGCGCCGGAGCTGCATTCTCGCCGCCGGTGCCATCCGCGCCTACGAGAAGGCGGCGGCCGCCCGCAGCCAGCCATTGGGTGGCTGTCCCGCCGATGCCGCCACCACCACCACCGGGGAGACCGAAGGATGA
- a CDS encoding 2-oxoacid:acceptor oxidoreductase family protein: protein METVTNIVIAGLGGQGVIKASDILAQAALAAGLDVKKSEIHGMSQRGGSVNSDVRFGARVLSPMVPTGEADFLVVVAPDQVENNRPLLCPTGVLIEPRLLGETSLANPRTLNVALLGVLSVWLPFPPEAWRAAFDAQLAPKIRVANEAAFAVGIAAGAREKLRLQSVTP, encoded by the coding sequence ATGGAAACTGTGACCAACATCGTCATTGCCGGCCTGGGCGGCCAGGGGGTGATCAAGGCGTCGGATATCCTCGCGCAGGCCGCGCTTGCGGCGGGGCTCGACGTGAAGAAGAGCGAGATCCACGGCATGAGCCAGCGGGGCGGCAGCGTGAACAGCGACGTGCGCTTTGGCGCGCGCGTGCTGAGTCCGATGGTGCCGACGGGCGAGGCGGACTTTCTCGTCGTGGTGGCGCCCGACCAGGTGGAGAACAACCGACCGCTGCTGTGCCCAACGGGTGTTCTGATCGAACCGCGGTTGCTGGGGGAGACCTCCCTGGCGAACCCGCGGACGCTGAACGTCGCGCTGCTCGGTGTCTTGAGCGTGTGGCTGCCCTTCCCGCCGGAAGCGTGGCGGGCGGCGTTTGATGCGCAGCTCGCCCCGAAAATCCGCGTGGCCAACGAGGCGGCCTTCGCGGTCGGCATCGCTGCCGGCGCCCGGGAAAAACTCCGCCTTCAATCCGTGACCCCGTGA
- a CDS encoding phenylacetate--CoA ligase yields MKKPCCQAAPGGFHPESAPDFLPRPQLRDLQLARLQLSVRNAFEHVALFRARMEERGLTADDVRTLEDLGKLPFTTKSDLRDTYPFGMFARPLAEIVRLHASSGTTGKPIVVAYTQSDLDTWASVMVRSFAAAGVTRSDIVQNAYGYGLFTGGLGAHYGAEALGATVLPISGGNTERQLMLMRDFGVTAICCTPSYMVHLLERAQEMKIDTSKLRVGVFGAEPWTEAMRQRIQAMSSMKAYDIYGLSEIIGPGVAVECSCQHGLHIFEDHFYPEIIDPETGRVLPDGEEGELVITTLSKEAMPMIRYRTRDITALETAACGCGRTIRRIRRISRRSDDMLILRGVNVFPSQVETALLAVEGTVPHYQIVLTRAHGLDEMEVRVEVTPEVFSDNVRALESLHRRLEKSIEQTLCIRATVRLVEPHSIQRSEGKAKRVLDLRQSSS; encoded by the coding sequence GTGAAAAAGCCCTGCTGCCAAGCCGCCCCTGGTGGGTTCCACCCCGAAAGCGCCCCGGATTTTCTACCCCGGCCGCAGTTGCGCGACCTGCAACTGGCGCGGCTCCAGCTCAGCGTGCGCAACGCGTTCGAGCATGTGGCGCTGTTTCGCGCGCGCATGGAGGAGCGCGGCCTCACAGCCGACGACGTGCGCACGCTCGAGGACCTCGGGAAGCTGCCCTTCACGACCAAGTCCGACCTGCGCGACACCTACCCCTTCGGCATGTTCGCGCGCCCGCTTGCCGAGATCGTGCGCCTGCACGCCTCGAGCGGCACCACCGGCAAGCCGATCGTCGTGGCCTACACGCAAAGCGACCTCGACACGTGGGCCTCGGTGATGGTCCGCAGTTTCGCCGCGGCCGGTGTGACGCGCAGCGACATCGTCCAGAACGCCTACGGCTACGGCCTGTTCACCGGCGGGTTGGGCGCGCATTACGGCGCGGAGGCGCTGGGCGCGACCGTGCTCCCCATCAGCGGCGGCAATACCGAGCGGCAGCTCATGCTGATGCGCGATTTCGGCGTCACCGCGATCTGCTGCACCCCGAGCTACATGGTGCACCTGCTCGAGCGCGCGCAGGAGATGAAGATCGACACGAGCAAGCTGCGCGTGGGCGTGTTTGGCGCGGAGCCGTGGACGGAGGCGATGCGGCAGCGGATCCAGGCGATGTCGTCAATGAAGGCGTACGACATCTACGGGCTTTCCGAGATCATCGGGCCGGGCGTGGCGGTGGAGTGCAGCTGCCAGCACGGCCTGCATATCTTCGAGGATCATTTCTATCCCGAGATCATTGACCCGGAAACCGGGCGGGTGCTGCCGGACGGCGAGGAGGGCGAACTCGTCATCACGACGCTGTCGAAGGAGGCGATGCCGATGATCCGTTATCGGACGCGCGACATCACCGCGCTGGAGACGGCGGCGTGCGGTTGCGGGCGGACGATCCGGCGGATCCGGCGGATCAGCCGGCGGAGCGACGACATGTTGATCCTGCGCGGCGTGAACGTGTTTCCCTCGCAGGTTGAGACCGCGCTGCTCGCCGTCGAGGGCACGGTGCCGCACTACCAGATCGTGCTCACGCGCGCGCACGGGCTGGATGAGATGGAGGTGCGCGTGGAGGTCACGCCGGAGGTCTTCTCCGACAACGTGCGGGCGCTCGAGTCACTGCATCGCCGGCTGGAGAAATCCATCGAGCAGACCCTGTGCATCCGCGCGACGGTGCGCCTGGTGGAGCCGCACAGCATCCAGCGCAGCGAGGGCAAGGCCAAGCGCGTGCTCGACCTGCGCCAATCCTCCTCCTGA
- a CDS encoding ACT domain-containing protein, whose product MKIPQLSLFVENRPGSLRPPCKVLADAGIDLLSLTVADTEEFGILRMIVVDPDGARQVLTAAGFVVKVTEVLAIEVPQRPGGLLVILDALEAAGQAIEYMYAFAGVTYRRRVDGRAVLVFRFADPDAAVRALAKAGISAIAPAELQS is encoded by the coding sequence ATGAAGATTCCCCAGCTTTCCCTTTTTGTTGAGAACCGCCCCGGTTCCCTGCGGCCGCCGTGCAAGGTGCTCGCCGACGCCGGCATCGACCTGCTCTCGCTCACGGTGGCCGACACTGAGGAGTTCGGCATCCTGCGCATGATCGTTGTCGACCCCGACGGCGCGCGACAGGTGCTCACGGCGGCCGGCTTTGTGGTCAAGGTCACCGAGGTCCTTGCCATCGAGGTGCCGCAGCGGCCGGGTGGGTTGCTGGTGATCCTTGATGCGCTGGAGGCCGCGGGCCAGGCGATCGAGTACATGTACGCCTTCGCCGGCGTGACGTATCGGCGCCGGGTGGACGGCAGGGCGGTGCTCGTTTTCCGTTTCGCCGATCCCGATGCGGCGGTGCGCGCGCTGGCCAAAGCCGGCATCAGCGCGATCGCGCCAGCGGAACTGCAGAGCTGA
- a CDS encoding GTP-binding protein: MIPVTVLTGFLGAGKTTLLNRILTEHHGKKLAVIENEFGEVGVDNQLVIQSEEELFEMNNGCICCSVRGDLIRILGRLLKRKDKLDGILIETTGLANPAPVAQTFFTDDEMKQAFKLDAIVTVVDARHVAQHLDADDESVKQVGFADVILLNKTDLVSPAELDALEARIRRINAVARIHRTQNCDVPLDRVLDVGGFNLSRATELDPKFLETEYPFEWAGAYHLPSGTHELVIGHCHHDHDHDHEHGHEHEHEEHEHGDGEGHEHHHHHHHGNPDELDVVIMPVQSLDGKAIAAARDAAVLVFSDWESRTKDGDTIAPGGTLHRLLLKDGHGHYKVKVEEPGLYLVFEGCGEDPLHIHVAGDTVKPTWQQDYHGAHEHNESVTSVGISEVGDLDGKRLNEWIGTLLRVKGGDIYRMKGVLAVKGSNKRLVFQGVHMLFDATFDREWGNEPRQNTLVFIGKNLDRTALTEAFKACLA; encoded by the coding sequence ATGATTCCCGTCACCGTCCTCACCGGCTTCCTTGGCGCCGGCAAAACCACGCTCCTCAATCGCATCCTCACCGAACACCACGGCAAGAAACTCGCCGTGATCGAGAACGAGTTCGGCGAGGTCGGGGTGGACAACCAACTGGTGATCCAGAGCGAGGAGGAGCTCTTCGAGATGAACAACGGCTGCATCTGCTGCAGCGTCCGCGGCGACCTCATCCGCATCCTCGGCCGGCTGCTGAAGCGGAAGGACAAGCTCGACGGCATCCTCATCGAGACCACCGGCCTGGCCAACCCCGCCCCGGTCGCGCAGACGTTCTTCACCGACGACGAGATGAAGCAGGCGTTCAAGCTCGACGCCATCGTCACGGTCGTCGACGCGCGGCACGTCGCCCAGCACCTCGACGCCGATGACGAATCGGTGAAGCAGGTCGGCTTCGCCGACGTCATCCTGCTCAACAAGACCGACCTCGTCTCCCCCGCCGAGCTCGATGCCCTCGAGGCGCGCATCCGCCGGATCAACGCCGTCGCCCGCATCCACCGGACGCAGAATTGTGACGTGCCCCTCGACCGCGTGCTCGACGTCGGCGGCTTCAACCTGAGCCGCGCCACCGAACTCGATCCGAAGTTCCTCGAGACCGAATACCCATTCGAATGGGCCGGCGCCTACCATCTCCCTTCCGGCACGCACGAGCTCGTGATCGGCCACTGCCACCACGATCATGACCACGACCACGAGCATGGTCATGAGCATGAGCACGAGGAGCACGAGCACGGGGATGGCGAGGGCCACGAGCACCACCATCACCACCACCACGGCAATCCCGACGAACTCGATGTCGTGATCATGCCGGTGCAATCGCTCGACGGGAAGGCGATCGCCGCCGCCCGCGACGCCGCCGTGCTCGTGTTCTCTGACTGGGAGTCGCGCACGAAGGACGGCGACACCATTGCCCCCGGCGGCACGCTCCACCGGCTCCTACTCAAGGACGGCCATGGCCACTACAAGGTGAAGGTCGAGGAGCCGGGTCTCTACCTGGTGTTCGAAGGCTGCGGCGAGGACCCGCTGCATATCCACGTCGCCGGCGACACCGTGAAACCCACCTGGCAGCAGGACTACCACGGCGCCCACGAGCACAACGAGTCCGTCACCTCGGTCGGGATCAGCGAAGTCGGCGATCTCGACGGCAAACGGCTCAACGAGTGGATCGGCACGCTCCTGCGCGTGAAAGGCGGCGACATCTACCGGATGAAGGGCGTCCTCGCCGTCAAGGGCTCCAACAAGCGGCTCGTCTTCCAGGGCGTGCACATGCTGTTCGACGCCACCTTCGATCGCGAATGGGGCAACGAGCCGCGCCAGAACACGCTCGTCTTCATCGGCAAGAATCTCGACCGCACCGCCCTCACCGAAGCCTTCAAAGCCTGCCTGGCCTGA
- a CDS encoding response regulator transcription factor — MTRPLRILVADDHFIVRSGLVALIDSEPGLQVVAQATDGAQAVDAFFQHRPDVSILDVRMPVLTGIQAIERIRQQAPDAAILVLTAFNGDEDIHRALAAGARGYLLKSSTGDDLLPAVRAVAAGGRWVPDDIASRLAARSHYEALTTRELEVLRHIARGRANKEIAGLLAISENTVKDHLKNILSKLHVSARTEAVTAAVQRGIIEL; from the coding sequence ATGACCCGCCCCCTCCGCATCCTCGTGGCCGACGACCACTTCATCGTGCGCAGCGGCCTGGTCGCCCTCATCGATTCCGAGCCGGGCCTGCAGGTCGTGGCCCAGGCCACCGATGGCGCCCAGGCCGTCGACGCGTTTTTCCAGCACCGTCCCGACGTCAGCATCCTCGACGTACGCATGCCCGTGCTGACCGGCATCCAGGCCATCGAACGCATCCGCCAGCAGGCGCCCGACGCCGCCATTCTCGTGCTCACCGCCTTCAACGGTGACGAGGACATCCATCGTGCGCTGGCCGCGGGCGCCCGGGGTTACCTGCTCAAGAGCTCCACCGGCGACGACCTGCTGCCCGCCGTGCGCGCCGTCGCGGCAGGCGGCCGCTGGGTGCCGGACGACATCGCCAGCCGGCTCGCGGCCCGCAGCCACTACGAGGCGCTCACCACCCGCGAGCTCGAGGTGTTGCGCCACATCGCGCGCGGACGGGCCAACAAGGAAATCGCGGGCCTCCTGGCCATCTCGGAGAACACGGTGAAGGACCACCTCAAGAACATCCTGAGCAAGCTCCACGTCTCGGCCCGGACCGAGGCCGTCACCGCGGCCGTCCAGCGCGGCATCATCGAACTGTAG
- a CDS encoding histidine kinase, with the protein MFPPASLLFGRLAVLAGLFAAMVLARAESAPSAPAAAPLRDAAAVLSLTGEQASQGRRIVLNGVVTAAEPDWSGQFFVQDATGGVFVENYGAPAPEPGDVVTIEGVSHPGAFAPIVSRPTWRKTGRAALPEPRRVRIEDLNTGGEDGERVEVTGVVRTARLEHQRLLVDLAVVGHRLQVSTRPPPETDPATLVGARVRVRGTVATHYIGALRHLTSVAVYAPRLEDFTVLEAEPADPFLSPATPVNSVAQYRRGRLAEQRVHVRGVVTLQRPREDVFLQDPSGGLRIVTAQPGRWPVGTTIEAAGFLEYEGHLPLLRDAVIRAEPGAPAPLVPRRVQPAAIAQGEHHGELVTLRGRVLDRSTRPNIRADGSPAGFVTTWMLQGPAGSCTVEHISPERDASLARIPIGSDAEVDGICVLTVDPNGKLTSLRLLLPSLSGWRVLQRPSWLTPARLLLGLAVLTALLVFVLAWLLTVAKKNAALHRLVHELEQARGKLQEAHDTLEQKVAERTAQLQVEMTARKTAEVQFRAVLAERTRLARDLHDTLEQTLAGIALRLNTAAKLARRDPDGSESHLQFARNWLHQSQVDLRRSIWDLRSRELEQFDLPGALRLSAEQLVQGTAITLDVHIEGTPVRLPEVMEENVLRIAQEALTNIAKHAQATRVTLRLSFAPPVLRLRVEDNGVGFDPQQPARDGHFGLVGIGERAKRLDGRVSIQSRPGHGTQITVELPLSACPGAATASAAGASPSP; encoded by the coding sequence GTGTTTCCCCCGGCCTCACTCCTCTTCGGCCGCCTTGCCGTCCTTGCCGGCCTGTTCGCCGCGATGGTCCTGGCGCGCGCCGAGTCCGCCCCCTCCGCCCCAGCCGCCGCACCGCTGCGCGACGCCGCAGCCGTGCTGTCGTTGACCGGCGAGCAGGCCAGCCAGGGCCGGCGCATCGTGCTGAACGGCGTGGTCACCGCGGCCGAACCCGACTGGAGCGGACAGTTCTTCGTGCAGGACGCCACCGGCGGCGTGTTCGTGGAAAACTACGGCGCGCCCGCGCCGGAACCGGGCGACGTCGTGACGATCGAGGGCGTCAGCCACCCGGGGGCGTTCGCCCCGATCGTGAGCCGGCCCACGTGGCGGAAAACCGGCCGCGCCGCGCTGCCGGAGCCTCGTCGCGTGCGCATCGAGGATCTCAATACGGGCGGCGAGGACGGCGAGCGCGTGGAGGTCACCGGGGTGGTGCGCACCGCCCGGCTGGAACACCAGCGGCTGCTGGTCGACCTGGCCGTCGTCGGCCACCGGCTGCAGGTTTCCACCCGGCCGCCCCCGGAGACCGATCCGGCCACCCTGGTCGGCGCGCGCGTGCGGGTGCGCGGCACCGTGGCCACCCACTACATCGGGGCGTTGCGGCATCTGACGTCGGTGGCGGTCTACGCGCCGCGGCTCGAGGACTTCACCGTGCTCGAGGCCGAGCCGGCCGATCCCTTTCTGAGCCCGGCCACCCCGGTGAACAGCGTCGCGCAATACCGCCGCGGCCGGCTGGCGGAGCAACGGGTGCACGTCCGGGGTGTCGTCACGCTGCAGCGGCCGCGCGAGGACGTGTTCCTGCAGGATCCGTCCGGCGGCCTGCGCATCGTCACCGCCCAGCCGGGACGCTGGCCCGTCGGCACGACCATCGAGGCGGCCGGGTTTCTCGAATATGAGGGCCACCTGCCGCTGTTGCGCGACGCCGTGATCCGCGCGGAACCGGGCGCGCCCGCCCCGCTGGTTCCGCGGCGCGTCCAGCCCGCCGCCATCGCGCAGGGCGAGCACCACGGCGAACTCGTCACGTTGCGCGGGCGCGTCCTCGACCGTTCCACCCGCCCGAACATCCGCGCCGACGGCTCGCCCGCCGGCTTCGTCACCACCTGGATGCTGCAGGGGCCGGCCGGGAGCTGCACCGTCGAGCATATCTCGCCCGAGCGCGACGCCTCGCTCGCCCGCATCCCGATTGGCAGCGACGCGGAGGTGGACGGAATCTGCGTTCTCACGGTCGATCCCAACGGCAAGCTCACCTCCCTGCGCCTGCTCCTGCCGTCGCTCTCGGGCTGGCGCGTGCTGCAGCGGCCGAGCTGGCTCACCCCCGCCCGGCTGCTCCTCGGGCTCGCCGTGCTCACGGCCCTGCTCGTGTTCGTCCTCGCGTGGCTGCTCACCGTCGCGAAGAAGAACGCCGCGCTGCACCGCCTCGTCCACGAGCTGGAGCAGGCCCGCGGCAAGCTCCAGGAGGCGCACGACACGCTCGAGCAGAAGGTCGCCGAACGCACCGCCCAACTGCAGGTCGAGATGACCGCCCGCAAGACCGCCGAGGTGCAGTTCCGCGCCGTGCTCGCCGAACGCACCCGCCTCGCGCGCGACCTGCACGACACCCTCGAGCAGACGCTCGCCGGCATCGCCCTGCGCCTCAACACCGCAGCCAAGCTCGCCCGCCGCGACCCCGACGGCTCCGAATCGCATCTCCAGTTTGCCCGCAACTGGCTGCACCAAAGCCAGGTCGACCTCCGCCGCTCCATCTGGGATCTGCGCTCCCGCGAGTTGGAGCAGTTCGACCTGCCGGGCGCCCTCCGGCTCAGCGCGGAACAACTCGTCCAGGGCACCGCGATCACCCTCGACGTCCACATCGAGGGCACCCCCGTCCGCCTCCCCGAAGTCATGGAGGAAAACGTGCTGCGCATCGCCCAGGAGGCCCTCACCAACATCGCCAAACACGCCCAGGCCACACGCGTCACGCTGCGTCTGTCCTTTGCCCCGCCCGTCCTGCGGCTGCGCGTGGAGGACAACGGCGTCGGTTTCGACCCGCAGCAGCCCGCGCGCGACGGTCACTTCGGGCTCGTGGGCATCGGCGAGCGCGCGAAGCGCCTCGACGGCCGCGTGTCGATCCAAAGCCGCCCCGGCCACGGCACGCAGATCACCGTCGAACTGCCGCTGTCCGCGTGCCCCGGCGCCGCGACCGCAAGCGCCGCCGGCGCCTCCCCCTCCCCATGA